ctctgtcttccagtattaccatcgaaaacattcatgccacaaacacatgactgggtgaaccttttcagattgtgactcagcttagctagagtccccaatcagaggtgtccagggttcttaagcacactctttttgccttggatcacttaaaaaaaaaattttttgactgctttttcttgcttcaagaatcaatttgatgatttttcagatcctcaataacatttctccttttccatcattctttcaagagccaacaagattacattctttaatcaacaaattcaaaagatatatgcactgttcaagcattcattcagaaaacaaaaattattgtcaccacatcaaactaattcaactagtttcagagatgaattcaaaatcctgtacttcttcttcttttgtgattagagcatttttcatttaagaaaggtgatggattcataggacatttatagctttaagacatgaaccttaaattttattaatcatgaattaagaacaagacttaaaaaatagatataagataagactaatagtaatagaggacaaaattttaaatgactctaaaatagactcctaatgatagagattatcatagagttaggactcaacaaccttgatcttaagaagtggatgctccctcaacttgtggggtatttgacccttcaagggagagcttctggcgcttcagctcctatAACTCATGCCCCtacttctcttgttccttcagcaatttgcagagcatgcagttttgattctgctgttcttccttaatttgttccatagcttcttgcagcttggcaacagatgcttctagacgagtccaatagtcaatttcaggaagttcagggaggaattcctgcgccctccttttgatagagttatcttgcatttgtccttccattaaCCTCTTAgtgattgggtgctcaattgggatgaattcatctactcccatcctcaccccagcatctttacatagcaaagagattaagcttgggtaagccagtttggcttcagtggagttcttatttgcaattgtgtaaatctcacaagcaatcagatgatgaatctctgCTTCTTTTCCctgcataatgcaatgaatcatcactgctctgaTCGGGGTAAaatttgtctctcaacaaattcccattcggcaagtgtaccgaatttgtcgtcaagtaaaaactcacaatagagtgaggtcgaatcccacagggattgattgatcaagcaactttaattagaggaatAATCTAGTTGAACGAATCCATGAATAGAGTTgataattgcagaaattaaaatggcaggaatgtaaatgactgaaagtaaatagcataattgtaaatgggaatgggggaattgctcataaaagtaaattgcagaaaataaagagaatgggtaagttcagaaatggggagttcattggtcttaggagatgttgcattctccggatcaatttcattttcatctcttcctcaatcaatgcactcattgatctccttggcaatcttaagtgattgaatcacaatttcttgcaattcaatctctcaaatcttgatcaatagccaattccttggtcaattgctcatgagaagagatgaagtgtggtcactgattataccacatgcactTCCCAAATCAAATGCTTAGAGGGTTATAGCCACATACCCATCTACactcaatttggtccagcatgagaaagcatttctagctaatctcttcattcctctttcaaggatcCGAAGAGATCCATGTTTGAATAACTTCTTTTACAAGATAACTATCCAATTGAATGaggatcgaaagctttcaagtaaaatcaaaaggaaagatagaagaagaataagaaaattagtattgatccatcaaattacaacagagctccctaacccaatgaaagggttttagttgttcatagctctcgaaatcaaaatcaaagatggagaatacatgatAAAGCTAAAAGTACAAAGAAAGTAAATATAAAGAGTAGTTCCCTGTCCTAGCTCCTTCCAAAAGGTCCTTCTCtctttcaaaactactcctatatatactactcttctcagcttctagttagctcttcaagtcttgggcctctGGATCtttgagtttgaagcagttccTTTCTTCAATTGGGCTTGGCTTACTTGCAGAGAGATAGTGTGAAGTAGGCATAGACTTTAGCTCAAGACGTTAGGGTTTTTTATCATTTAGTGAAAATACAAGTTCGaaaacgttagtgacacttaacattgtcactaacgttgccaTGCACCCCTTTGCCTCACGTTAAAGCCCACGTTAACAACGTTGCCTTGTTagccttcgagaacgttagtgacacttaacattgtcactaacgttcaagtGTGCCCCTTCTTGCTTCACGTTAaagctcacgttaactaggttaacgtggcttctaacgtggcttttgccaaccttcgagaacgttagtgacactcaacattgtcactaacgttcaagtgtgcccctaggtctcacgttagagtccacgttaactaggttaatgtggcttctaacgtggccattcttagccatcccaacattagtgacaatgatgagtgtcactaacgttggctcattcttcattcctcatcgttagcttccacgttaaccaagttaacgtggaagttaacgtggctcttggggttgtgtggttgctccaacattagtgacaatgttgagtgtcactaacgttgtcgacaacTCTCCAtctcttacgttagctcccacgttaaccaagttaacgtgggaaTTAACATGGCTCtttgcaccttaggccaacgttagtgacaatgttgagtgtcactaacgttggcttcccttccccctttaacgttagaggccatgttaactaggttaacgtggcttctaacgtggccatttgTGAGcttgccaacgttagtgacaatgttgagtgtcactaacgttggctcaacttcccttctccacgttagagttcacgttaacttagttaacgtgactctttaaCGTGGGCATTGATGGCTTTTGAGAGTGTTTTTGGCAATTACTTTTCTccttaactttgcaagttacctcccattccttgcttcctttggtcctgaaatcaagcaatagagtgcatcaaagttctagtccaagtcatgggtaatgcaatatacaattttgtcattaaaatcatgcaaaatcctcatgaaacaatgtaaaatgcacaatgtatgcttgaatcaaggtctGAGTGAATATCTGCCCAAAACtaacttatttcctaagaaaatgcatgaaattacctaaaaacagtaaagaaaaggtcagtgaaactggccaaaatgccctggcatcacaacaccaaacttaaagcttgcttgtccctaagcaagtactggaacaagagaatgatgaatggaatctccagagaaatgagtcattcttgtggaagtcatattactgattttatggtggtttcatgcatagcaacttaggttcattccactactggctttcagacctttatcatcTCCTAAAATACTCACTTTGTTATATCCCATTAGACCTTTAtttattgatccttttattgttATTTCAAGGGTTGTTTGTGTTATTTAGGCTAAGTGTTTTGTAAGGGGGCAACTCATTaggataagctttcagccaacactcccgaaccagttggttcaaggtgttAGGTGTTGAAgtacccctaaggacttacttactcaagtctctcccccatacatacacaccacaggcatatagtttatttattttctttccttcagaccttggtgtccagcacctctttgggttactaaatgctctgtggtgagggttactcttgatagtggattttcagctgataatcccgggttagttaacccaagttaccaggtGATAAAGCACCCcaaagagcttattcatccaagtagatccctcacacaggagcaccacagacacatgtcTTAGGgtaaaccattggtgcctaactttattgcttactctttttcttttgtttttcacttccattgttctttcccttttctcttattaggatcttgttgTTATCTTAGTCTAATGGGTATATCAAAAGTAAAGCATTCAGGATAGATAGTTGTCATCCTAACCTTGtggttgaaccaacttagctaacttatgacTACCCCCAAAGATTCATGAATGCACTTCCACATTATGAACTCCTTTCTGGAATTTTAAAACATAAACATTCTCTTCTTCATACAAATAGACAAGCTTACAAGTAAATAAGGGAAAGATGCAGTGACACTTAAACCAGAATCACAGACCATGCTCAACAACAAGGTagagtaaaaaaaattgtttaggCCTCACTGGTAATCATTAATCAAGATTGCATTTGAGCTTCCAATGTTTGAACTGTAAATATATGGAATTAAGTGACAATACAACCTTCAGGTGACAACTTCTAATCGCCTTCTTTTCGTTCTCCTCTTGCTCTTTGCTTCCTTGAGCGAGGGTGCACCATAAGGTTCCTGTAAAgttattggaagttgcttgttcccaaaGCACTTGAGGAATAATTAGCTTGCATGTGCTTGTGTCTTATGAACTTgatttggtgtgtgaacaccaaacttaattccttgTTTAGTACACAATCTTGCACATACGCCGACAACTCATATCTCGTTGTTAACAGAACAATGATTATCTAAAGTCTAACTACATCTAAGTGGTTTCCCTCAATTGGTTAGAGCTAGCAATGTGTTTTGGGAGCAGGTGTAATTCTAACTAAATGTccttttggtggaacaccaaacttagaattacACTGTCTCTTTTGATTGTtctggtgtgaaacaccaaacttagctccttgcaatacaagGGAGACAACTTGTGATTTTTATTGAAATGAAGATGAAAATGACTACCtgaggttgggttgcctcccaacaaagcaCTTTTTTATCGTCGCTAGCTCGACGTTACCCCCTTATTATGGTGGTTGGTAATGCTTGAAGTCTTCTCCTCTGGCAGTGGACTTGTATCCATTGGTTGTATCAGTGATCTCTACATGCTCCAAGGAGAGAACTCTGTTGATGGTGAAGACCTTAGGTAGCTGAGATGGTACAGTGGGGAGATTAGGGGGGATATCTGTGAAGTAGGCTGAGATTACTTTATCCCCTGGAGAGAAATCTTCCGTAGGAATCTTCTTGTTCCGCCACCCCCTTggtaccttcttctttgccCCTGGTGCTATTTTTTTACTCCTGGTGGCCTCCTTCTTTGATGAGCTTTTGTTAATGTCCTCATAAACTTCTGGTGGCTTAGGTTCCTCCAATTTTTCCTTGATCTGTGGCACTTGCTGCTGGCCTTGTCCATCAACCCAGTGAATCTCAGGATGAGCTGGTTGTGCTTCAGTGCTTGCTTCTTCCTTTAGCATCTCATGATGCACTTTGCTCGTTTCTTTGTCCTCTTCATCTTTTTCCAGTGAGAGTTCGAAAACGCTGAAGCTCAGTTGTTCATCATGGATCCTTAATATTAGCTCTCCTTTCtccacatctatgagtgctctagcAGTAGCTAGAAATGGTCTCCCCAATATGATTGGGTGCAGGTAACTCTCTTCCATGTTCAGGATGACAAAGTCTATTGGGAAAAAGTATTTTCCAACTTTGAGCAACACATTTTCCACCACTCCTACTGCTTGCTTTTGAGTCTTGTCAGCCAGCCTTATGACTACATCTGTAGGTAGTATCTCATTGATCTGCAGCCTTTTTACCAGAGATAGGggtattaagttgatgcttgctcccaaatCGCAAAGTGCTCTATCAAAATTTGTTTCCCCTATAGCACAAGGGACatgaaaactccctgggtcttttCTTTTCGCAGGCAATTGTGTTTGAATGAGGGTGCTGCAATCCTTGTTCATCACTATAGTCTGGCCCCCCTTGAGTGAGCTCTTCCTGGGAAGTAGTTTCTTCATATACTTGATGAATGCTGGCATTTGCTGAATGACCTTGATGAATGGTATGTTCACATTCAAAGATGCAAATGAGTCTAAGAACCTTGAGTACATTCTCTTTCCCACAGCACCCTTTAGTAGTTGAGGAAATGGTGCATATAGTCTCACCAGCTCCTGTTGTGAGATTTCTGGTTCTTGTTGGTCTTTCTTCTCCTTCGTTACTAAGGTATGTTCAGGTTGTTCTGACAGCTTGCTTGGCTTGTCGTCAGTCTCCTTGTCATTTGTAGTGACCATATTGCAGTCTTCCCATCTTACCTTCTTCGCTTCACCTCTCGGATTCTTCTCCGTGTCACTTGGGAAGCTATCATTGGGTTTGGGCATCTTCTCAGACAAATATCCCACTTGGAATTCCAGCTTCTTGATTGCTTCCCCCCGATTCTTCATACTGGCTCTCACCTCCTCTTTGAACACCTTATTGTCTTGAATGTATTTGCATATGCTTTCAAGTAAGGTTTCAATCTTAGAGATTCTATCATCAAATGATGGTGTGTTGGGGGTAGAGGTAGAAGAGTGAGATGTATTGCTGTGGTTTTGTTGGTATGTCCTCTGTGTGAATTGTTGGGGAGCTGTGTTATTGGGGTTGTGATGTCTCTgatcttggccttggtcttgttgattcccccacccaaagtttggatgattcctccatccAGGGTTGTAGgtcttggagtatggatcatggttgTATCTAGGTGAATTCCCGatgtagttggcttgctcctGAGTGCCTTGTTCCTCTTCACTTGCTTCCTCTTGAGTTGAAGTGGTGATTGCTGccacttgacttttctccatcttcttggtgaggtcagctagctgcttggtgatgaccttgttttgagcaagcagagcatctacattgttcagctccattacccctctagtgttccctctttcggaagcatagaagtagtcattctcagctaaagtttcaatgacatctatggcttcctcgatggtcttcttcttgttcaaagaACCTCCGGATGAATGGTCTACGGCCTTCTTAGATTCATATGACagtccttcatagaaaatgtgcagctgcacccattcattgaacatatcgGATGGACATCTCCTTGTTAGGTCTTTaaacctctcccatgcttcatatagagtctcaccatcttgttgcctgaaagtttggacctcagctctcagccgaTTGACTCGTTGaggagggtaaaatcttgccAAGAATCTGTTCATAACATCATCCCAAGTTGTCAAGCTATCCTTTGGAAAAGACTCCAACCACTTGGTTGCcttgtctctgagagagaatgggaacaaCAACAGTCTATAGACGTCTGGTTGAACgccattggacttcactgtgtcacataTTCTCAGAAATGTGTTTAAGTGTTGGTTCGGGTCTTCTTGAACACCTCCTCCGAAcgagcaattattctgaacgagagtgatgagctgtggctttagttcaaagttgttggcagGGATGGTTggtttttggatgctacttccgCAATTCCCTGGGTTTGGGTTAATGTAAGAGCCCAAGACTCTTCTATCTTCCCCACCAGGATTTGCTCTATCTCCTCCACCATGGTTGTGCACCTCTTCCTCACGATGGTCCTCCATGGTTGTTTCAAAGTATTCTTCAAAgtgttcctcttcttcttcagcaCCCACTACACGTTTTTCTTTTGCCTCCCTTCTTAATCTTAagaaggttctctcaggttcagaatcaaaggaa
This sequence is a window from Arachis stenosperma cultivar V10309 chromosome 10, arast.V10309.gnm1.PFL2, whole genome shotgun sequence. Protein-coding genes within it:
- the LOC130957070 gene encoding uncharacterized protein LOC130957070; this translates as MKNRGEAIKKLEFQVGYLSEKMPKPNDSFPSDTEKNPRGEAKKVRWEDCNMVTTNDKETDDKPSKLSEQPEHTLVTKEKKDQQEPEISQQELVRLYAPFPQLLKGAVGKRMYSRFLDSFASLNVNIPFIKVIQQMPAFIKYMKKLLPRKSSLKGGQTIVMNKDCSTLIQTQLPAKRKDPGSFHVPCAIGETNFDRALCDLGASINLIPLSLVKRLQINEILPTDVVIRLADKTQKQAVGVVENVLLKVGKYFFPIDFVILNMEESYLHPIILGRPFLATARALIDVEKGELILRIHDEQLSFSVFELSLEKDEEDKETSKVHHEMLKEEASTEAQPAHPEIHWVDGQGQQQVPQIKEKLEEPKPPEVYEDINKSSSKKEATRSKKIAPGAKKKVPRGWRNKKIPTEDFSPGDKVISAYFTDIPPNLPTVPSQLPKVFTINRVLSLEHVEITDTTNGYKSTARGEDFKHYQPP